The Skermanella pratensis genome has a window encoding:
- a CDS encoding CBS domain-containing protein, producing the protein MKIRDIMTTEVELVHPDTLLRDAAQKMRDVDTGFLPVGEDDRLVGTLTDRDITIRAVAEGHDPKVTRVREAMSDKLVYCMEDQDSSEAAELMAENDIRRLPVLNNDKRLVGVVSLGDLAARTNDDDVVGQTVQDISSSPSNG; encoded by the coding sequence ATGAAGATCCGGGACATCATGACCACGGAGGTCGAACTCGTCCATCCCGACACTCTGCTGCGGGATGCCGCCCAAAAAATGCGCGATGTCGATACCGGTTTCCTGCCTGTCGGCGAGGACGACCGTCTGGTCGGCACCCTGACGGACCGCGACATCACCATCCGCGCCGTGGCGGAAGGGCACGATCCCAAGGTCACCCGCGTCCGGGAGGCCATGTCGGACAAGCTGGTCTATTGCATGGAGGACCAGGACAGCAGCGAGGCCGCGGAACTTATGGCGGAAAACGATATCCGGCGGTTGCCCGTGCTGAACAACGACAAACGCCTCGTCGGCGTGGTCTCGCTCGGCGATCTGGCGGCCCGCACCAACGACGACGACGTCGTCGGGCAGACGGTTCAGGATATCTCCAGCTCCCCGTCGAACGGCTGA
- a CDS encoding MotA/TolQ/ExbB proton channel family protein: MHHWLLWSRFVALNMVGVAGLFLVWVNGWVERVLVADSSRISVLIFLLFVVGLLASAWRINKVTQELDNLRTGNTPVSEGGRLATYRRALETGGASATRALELRLFSRIAFIRHIANALVLLGLVGTVVGFIMALGQVNAANASDVNAISGIVGTLIEGMGVALYTTLVGSVLNLWLAANYQLLATGTANLAAALIDAGHA; the protein is encoded by the coding sequence ATGCACCACTGGCTGTTGTGGAGCCGGTTCGTCGCCTTGAATATGGTCGGCGTCGCCGGGCTGTTTCTCGTCTGGGTCAATGGGTGGGTGGAGCGGGTGCTGGTGGCGGACAGCAGCCGGATCAGCGTGCTTATCTTCCTGCTGTTCGTCGTGGGCCTCCTGGCCAGCGCATGGCGCATCAACAAGGTGACGCAGGAACTCGACAACCTTCGCACTGGCAATACGCCGGTTTCCGAGGGCGGGCGGCTCGCGACGTACCGCCGAGCGCTGGAGACCGGCGGGGCCAGTGCCACGCGCGCGCTCGAACTGCGCCTCTTCTCCCGCATCGCCTTCATCCGGCACATCGCCAATGCCCTCGTTCTGCTCGGGCTGGTCGGCACGGTGGTCGGCTTCATCATGGCGTTGGGACAGGTAAACGCGGCCAATGCCAGCGACGTCAATGCCATCAGCGGCATCGTCGGCACCCTGATCGAAGGCATGGGAGTGGCGCTATACACCACCCTGGTCGGGTCGGTCCTCAACCTCTGGCTGGCGGCGAACTACCAGCTCCTGGCCACCGGCACGGCGAACCTCGCCGCCGCGTTGATTGACGCCGGCCATGCATGA
- a CDS encoding hybrid sensor histidine kinase/response regulator produces the protein MQTDYESAAEAPPVNRRTIVGLLDLAAHVMGAPSAILCLDGAGSVSVVACTGIAEDRAEALGPDLAALRDRLDVSGLLIGPQPLSRGAAAGLQVLAGAAIAGPDLERLGSLWLCGPAARIDPDRRETESLRRIAGLIGTEIAEQVAMDGRLAAARAEAERATRSKSRFLSAANHDLRQPYQAIHLFLHLLQTKLSDPGQQSLVTRIQEAVQSSEILMTSLLELSTLDAGTVRPAVVRIGVGEILERMIREFEPAALAKGLRLRYVPCSAAVVTDPVLLERMLKHLIGNAVRFTAKGSIMIGCRRRGDRVRVEVWDTGPGIAEDKKAAVFEEFVQIAAAGPRDRGRGLGLGLAIVERTARLLGHGIDVCSTVGKGSVFTISMRRAGRAGEAAAADPVSVLVIGGDSVQVTALRVMLESWNCSVATAAVPEKAGAAADLLIAELRPGSAANGLEAVDSVRRRFGRAIPAIVVSGDDGPERVKLLGDADVSVLLRPFGPDHLKNVMEAALMRPIGPR, from the coding sequence ATGCAGACGGACTACGAGAGCGCCGCGGAGGCACCCCCGGTCAATCGCCGGACCATCGTCGGGTTGCTGGATCTGGCCGCCCATGTCATGGGAGCACCTTCGGCCATTCTCTGCCTGGACGGCGCCGGTTCGGTCTCCGTAGTGGCTTGCACTGGCATCGCGGAGGACAGGGCCGAGGCGCTGGGCCCGGATCTGGCGGCACTCCGCGACCGCCTGGATGTCTCCGGCCTGCTGATCGGGCCTCAACCGCTCTCCCGCGGAGCCGCCGCGGGTTTGCAGGTTCTGGCCGGTGCCGCCATCGCCGGGCCGGACCTGGAAAGACTTGGCAGCCTCTGGCTCTGCGGGCCGGCGGCCAGGATCGATCCGGACCGGCGGGAAACCGAAAGCCTGCGCCGGATCGCCGGGCTGATCGGGACGGAGATCGCGGAGCAGGTCGCCATGGACGGACGGCTGGCGGCCGCCCGGGCGGAAGCGGAGCGGGCGACGCGGTCGAAGTCGCGGTTCCTGTCCGCGGCCAACCATGACCTGCGCCAGCCCTATCAGGCGATCCACCTGTTCCTTCACCTGCTGCAGACCAAGCTCTCCGATCCGGGCCAGCAGTCGCTGGTGACCCGCATCCAGGAGGCGGTGCAGTCGAGCGAAATTCTGATGACGTCGTTGCTGGAGCTGTCCACGCTCGACGCCGGGACCGTGCGTCCGGCCGTGGTCCGGATCGGCGTCGGCGAAATCCTGGAGAGGATGATCCGGGAGTTCGAGCCGGCCGCCTTGGCGAAGGGATTGCGGCTGCGCTACGTGCCGTGCTCCGCCGCCGTCGTCACCGACCCCGTGCTGCTGGAGCGGATGCTCAAGCACCTGATCGGCAACGCGGTCCGCTTCACGGCCAAGGGCAGCATCATGATCGGCTGCCGACGGCGCGGCGACCGCGTCCGCGTCGAGGTCTGGGATACCGGCCCGGGTATCGCGGAGGACAAGAAGGCAGCCGTCTTTGAAGAGTTCGTCCAGATCGCCGCGGCCGGGCCGCGCGACCGGGGACGGGGGCTCGGCCTTGGGTTGGCGATCGTGGAGCGGACCGCCCGGCTGCTCGGCCACGGCATCGACGTTTGTTCGACGGTTGGCAAGGGATCCGTCTTCACGATCTCGATGCGCCGTGCCGGGCGCGCCGGCGAGGCGGCGGCGGCGGATCCGGTTTCGGTCCTGGTGATCGGCGGCGACTCCGTCCAGGTGACGGCGCTGCGGGTCATGCTGGAAAGCTGGAATTGTTCGGTCGCAACGGCGGCGGTACCCGAGAAGGCCGGCGCCGCGGCGGATCTCCTGATCGCCGAGCTTCGGCCGGGGAGCGCCGCCAACGGCCTGGAAGCGGTCGATTCGGTGCGCCGGCGCTTCGGGCGGGCGATCCCGGCCATCGTGGTTTCCGGCGACGACGGGCCGGAGCGGGTGAAGCTGCTGGGAGATGCCGACGTTTCCGTGCTGCTGAGGCCCTTCGGTCCGGATCATCTGAAAAACGTGATGGAAGCCGCCCTGATGCGCCCGATCGGACCCCGATGA
- a CDS encoding ABC transporter permease subunit → MFRFILTRFSLIIPTFIGVTLLTFALIRLVPGDPVELMAGERGISPERHAELRAAMGLDKPLLVQYGTYIADVVRGDLGQSVVTRTPVLDEFLTLFPATIELSVCAILFAMIIGLPLGIIAAVKRGSVFDHSLMGISLTGYSMPIFWWALLLILLFSVNLGWTPVSGRISVMYWVEPVTGFLLIDSLLSEEEGAFASALSHLILPAIVLGTVPLAVIARMTRSSMLEVLGEDYIRTARAKGLAPFRVIAQHALRNALIPVVTVIGLQVGVLFAGAILTETIFAWPGIGKWLIESVARRDYPVLQGGVLLVAAVIMLVNLLVDLTYGILNPRIRHGGH, encoded by the coding sequence ATGTTCCGTTTCATTCTGACCCGGTTCAGCCTGATCATTCCGACCTTCATCGGCGTGACCCTGCTGACCTTCGCGCTGATCCGGCTGGTCCCGGGCGACCCGGTCGAGCTGATGGCCGGCGAGCGCGGCATCTCCCCCGAGCGCCATGCCGAACTGCGGGCCGCCATGGGCTTGGACAAGCCCCTGTTGGTCCAGTACGGCACCTACATCGCCGACGTGGTGCGCGGCGACCTCGGCCAGTCCGTCGTGACCCGCACGCCCGTCCTGGACGAGTTCCTGACCCTGTTCCCGGCGACCATCGAGCTGTCGGTCTGCGCCATCCTGTTCGCCATGATCATCGGCCTGCCGCTTGGCATCATCGCCGCGGTCAAGCGCGGATCGGTGTTCGACCATAGCCTGATGGGCATCAGCCTGACCGGCTATTCCATGCCGATCTTCTGGTGGGCGCTGCTGCTGATCCTGCTGTTCTCGGTCAACCTGGGCTGGACTCCGGTTTCGGGGCGCATCTCCGTCATGTACTGGGTGGAGCCGGTGACCGGCTTCCTGCTGATCGACAGCCTGCTATCGGAGGAGGAGGGCGCCTTCGCCTCGGCCCTGTCGCACCTGATCCTGCCCGCCATCGTGCTCGGCACCGTGCCGCTCGCGGTGATCGCGCGCATGACCCGGTCGTCGATGCTGGAAGTGCTGGGCGAAGACTATATCCGCACGGCGCGGGCCAAGGGCTTGGCGCCGTTCCGGGTGATCGCCCAGCATGCGCTTCGGAACGCCCTGATCCCCGTGGTGACCGTCATCGGTCTTCAGGTCGGCGTGCTGTTCGCCGGCGCGATCCTGACCGAGACCATCTTCGCCTGGCCGGGCATCGGCAAGTGGCTGATCGAATCCGTGGCGAGGCGCGACTATCCCGTTCTCCAGGGCGGCGTCCTGCTGGTCGCCGCGGTGATCATGCTGGTCAACCTGCTGGTCGACCTGACCTATGGCATCCTCAATCCGCGCATCCGTCACGGGGGGCACTGA
- the dppC gene encoding dipeptide ABC transporter permease DppC, with protein sequence MTVETQIDAAAPTGAPLPNQRPPSQLGEFWHYFAQNKGAVAGLVVIVIVAVAAILADVVAPYSPTEQFRDAILQPPFWAEGGSFAFPMGTDDVGRDILSRIIHGARLSLLIGVIVVTLSLAIGVILGLIAGFARGVTDIAIMRLCDIMLALPSLLLAIVIVAILGPSLTNAMIAISLVVLPHYTRLTRAAVITELSKDYVVASKVSGAGVFRQMFITVLPNCTAPLIVQATLGFSTAILDAAALGFLGLGAQPPTPEWGTMLASAREFVSRAWWVVTFPGLAILITVLAFNLLGDGLRDALDPKLKR encoded by the coding sequence ATGACCGTAGAGACCCAGATCGACGCCGCCGCACCGACCGGAGCGCCCCTGCCGAACCAGCGTCCGCCGTCGCAGCTCGGCGAGTTCTGGCACTATTTCGCCCAGAACAAGGGTGCCGTCGCCGGGCTGGTGGTGATCGTGATTGTGGCGGTGGCCGCGATCCTGGCGGACGTGGTGGCACCCTATTCACCGACCGAACAGTTCCGCGACGCGATCCTCCAGCCGCCGTTCTGGGCGGAGGGCGGCTCGTTCGCGTTTCCCATGGGCACCGACGACGTCGGCCGGGACATCCTGTCCCGCATCATCCACGGCGCCCGACTGTCGCTGCTGATCGGCGTCATCGTGGTGACCCTGTCGCTGGCGATCGGCGTGATCCTGGGGCTGATCGCGGGGTTCGCCCGCGGCGTCACCGACATCGCGATCATGCGGCTGTGCGACATCATGCTGGCCCTGCCGTCGCTGCTGCTCGCCATCGTGATCGTCGCGATCCTAGGCCCCAGCCTGACCAACGCGATGATCGCGATCAGCCTCGTCGTGCTGCCGCACTACACCCGCCTGACCCGCGCCGCCGTCATCACCGAGCTGTCGAAGGACTATGTCGTCGCCAGCAAGGTCAGCGGCGCCGGCGTGTTCCGGCAGATGTTCATCACCGTGCTGCCGAACTGCACGGCGCCGCTGATCGTGCAGGCCACCTTGGGCTTCTCGACCGCGATCCTGGACGCCGCGGCGCTGGGCTTCCTCGGCCTCGGCGCGCAGCCGCCGACGCCGGAGTGGGGCACCATGCTGGCGTCGGCCCGCGAGTTCGTCAGCCGCGCCTGGTGGGTCGTCACGTTCCCCGGCCTCGCCATCCTGATCACGGTTCTGGCCTTCAATCTGCTGGGCGACGGGCTGCGCGACGCCCTCGACCCGAAACTGAAGCGATAA
- a CDS encoding ABC transporter ATP-binding protein gives MPLLDIRNLSVEFSTRAGTFRAVDGIDLTVDEGEVLGIVGESGSGKSVTSLAVMGLIANNGRVVADKMEFDGRDLRTLTERQRRNLTGKDVAMVFQEPMTSLNPCFTIGFQIMESLKVHERMGRAERRRRAIELLEQVGIPAPESRLSSFPHQLSGGMNQRVMIAMAISCNPRLLIADEPTTALDVTIQKQILDLLLDLQKDRGMALILITHDMGVVAETARRVSVMYAGQVVENRPARDLFTHPQHPYTGALLDALPERAIGKRRLPTIPGVVPGIADRPRGCLFNPRCAFVQEKCRTHAVPLFPDESGTARCFYPLQVTGGVAA, from the coding sequence ATGCCTCTGCTCGATATCCGCAACCTCTCCGTCGAGTTCTCGACCCGCGCCGGCACGTTCCGGGCGGTCGACGGCATCGACCTGACGGTGGACGAGGGCGAAGTCCTCGGCATCGTCGGCGAGTCCGGCTCCGGCAAGAGCGTGACCTCGCTGGCCGTCATGGGTCTGATCGCCAACAATGGCCGCGTGGTCGCCGACAAGATGGAGTTCGACGGGCGCGACCTGCGCACCCTGACCGAACGCCAGCGCCGGAACCTGACCGGCAAGGACGTGGCCATGGTCTTCCAGGAGCCCATGACCAGCCTCAACCCGTGCTTCACCATCGGCTTCCAGATCATGGAGAGCCTGAAAGTCCATGAGAGGATGGGCCGGGCGGAGCGCAGGCGCCGGGCGATCGAGCTGCTGGAGCAGGTCGGCATCCCGGCGCCCGAGAGCCGGCTGTCGTCGTTCCCCCACCAGCTTTCGGGCGGCATGAACCAGCGCGTGATGATCGCCATGGCGATCTCCTGCAATCCGCGGCTGCTGATCGCCGACGAGCCGACCACCGCGCTCGACGTGACGATCCAGAAGCAGATCCTAGACCTGCTGCTCGACCTCCAGAAGGACCGCGGCATGGCGCTGATCCTGATCACCCACGACATGGGCGTTGTCGCCGAGACCGCCCGGCGCGTCTCCGTGATGTATGCCGGCCAGGTGGTGGAGAACCGCCCCGCCCGCGATCTCTTCACCCATCCGCAGCACCCCTATACCGGCGCGCTGCTCGACGCGCTGCCCGAGCGGGCGATCGGCAAGCGGCGGCTGCCGACCATCCCCGGCGTCGTGCCGGGCATCGCCGACCGTCCGCGCGGGTGCCTGTTCAACCCGCGCTGCGCCTTCGTCCAGGAGAAGTGCCGGACCCACGCGGTCCCGCTGTTCCCGGACGAGAGCGGGACGGCGCGCTGCTTCTATCCGCTCCAGGTGACCGGCGGGGTGGCGGCATGA
- a CDS encoding peptide ABC transporter ATP-binding protein, with protein MTAAPITPDWPAARARRETVLDAVDLKRHYRLKRGLFRADATVKAVDGVSFALQTGRTLAVVGESGCGKSTLARMVTLIDPPTSGQLKFDGSDVTGVSRAEAKALRRKVQMVFQNPYGSLNPRKRIGTILEEPLVINTDLGRAERRERASAMMAKVGLRPDQYDRYPHMFSGGQRQRIAIARALMLNPRVVVADEPVSALDVSIQAQVLNLMMDLQEELDLAYLFISHDLSVVRHIADDVMVMYLGRPVEHGPKETVFAHPRHPYTRALMAATPRVNPALRQDIPPPTGELPSPINPPSGCPYHKRCPHMTQRCADEVPALREVDGRRVACHYAEQME; from the coding sequence ATGACCGCGGCTCCGATCACGCCGGACTGGCCGGCGGCCCGTGCCCGGCGCGAGACCGTGCTGGACGCGGTGGACCTGAAGAGGCACTACCGGCTGAAGCGCGGGCTGTTCCGCGCCGACGCGACGGTCAAGGCGGTGGACGGTGTCTCCTTCGCGCTCCAGACCGGGCGGACGCTGGCGGTGGTCGGCGAGTCCGGCTGCGGCAAGTCCACGCTGGCCCGCATGGTGACCCTGATCGACCCGCCCACGTCGGGCCAGCTGAAGTTCGACGGCAGCGACGTGACCGGCGTGAGCCGGGCGGAAGCCAAGGCGCTGCGCCGCAAGGTGCAGATGGTGTTCCAGAACCCCTACGGCTCGCTGAACCCGCGCAAGCGGATCGGCACGATCCTGGAGGAGCCCCTGGTCATCAACACCGACCTGGGCCGGGCGGAGCGGCGCGAGCGCGCCTCCGCGATGATGGCGAAGGTGGGACTTCGGCCCGACCAGTACGACCGCTATCCCCATATGTTCTCGGGCGGGCAGCGCCAGCGTATCGCCATCGCGCGGGCGCTGATGCTGAACCCGCGGGTGGTGGTGGCGGACGAGCCGGTGTCGGCGCTCGACGTGTCGATTCAGGCGCAGGTGCTGAACCTGATGATGGACCTTCAGGAGGAACTGGACCTCGCCTACCTGTTCATCAGCCACGACCTCAGCGTGGTCCGGCACATCGCCGACGACGTGATGGTGATGTATCTGGGCCGTCCGGTCGAGCACGGGCCGAAAGAAACCGTCTTCGCCCACCCACGCCACCCCTATACGCGGGCCCTGATGGCGGCGACGCCGCGCGTCAACCCGGCGCTCCGCCAGGATATCCCGCCGCCCACCGGCGAACTGCCGTCGCCGATCAACCCGCCGTCGGGCTGCCCCTACCACAAGCGCTGCCCGCACATGACCCAGCGCTGCGCGGACGAGGTTCCCGCCCTTCGGGAGGTCGACGGCAGGCGGGTTGCCTGCCACTACGCGGAGCAGATGGAGTAA
- a CDS encoding FG-GAP-like repeat-containing protein, protein MDPRSAPFRRPPTMFRAIVVVLGLVAAIAGPGSARSASYQPADEFGTIDATFSVSPNGSGVYAMPIEVPPGTNGVEPSLTLRYDSQAPDGLLGVGFALDGLSQITRCAANRAVDGYDGAVDIDSNDRFCLDGQRLIKVSGGGEYGSDGSVYQTQMQSWTRVTATGTCGTGPCSFTAVTRQGWTMSFGTTPDSALPLSGRSEKFSWQVATIRDLNGNAIDFFYTLNQNTNQSYPDRIEYTRNDSAGQQAQRKIVFGYQNRSSWPNKYKAGLLFKTDKTLTTITTQVSGATVLTYTLSYGTGATGRPIVSQVRKCSGSGDCLPATAFSWSNSANQVSSANTRANGQVNSNAFCAGSGGRWSWSDFNGDGMLDATCVDASGAQYALVSDGSYLKTPNNQAGGLLTSVKWCTGPQDISVWPDFNGDQLADSACIAADGSVSVLKSDGKYLSTVNSQATGLVRSQWCPASSCRAMVGNFDNDGRADFLCSCDSGTQMVMVSDGKSVSTPNGNANGTVLTGWCANSASHRLTADFNNDGKADLICVAPGGNISVQVVNSTSTALKSPNNDAAGAVVSGWCGGSGQSLSTVDFNRDGNDDLYCRGTDGSHRILLSTATTVKPPAGASADGLLLTGWCSGSTASVSWNDFNGDSLPDLLCSDQSGTQSVKFSTGTQLKDATNSSGGVIATGYCSGAGSTGGLGDFNGDGYADLLCRQDSGFDAAMVRDAPFNDLVTGVTNGLGGGVDITYSPITDPGVYTRTTVTAYPNLTVESPLQVVKTYTRRDGQGWSTTYRNQYTNLMTDLDQSQWLGFETLTVIEEATGRRMTNRMAQEFPQQGFVVQTNGYDGSGALFQTTVHSPVTIEPYPGVYQVLNRETVRTFYQDGGVAYTTEDDYEYDGYGNLVFHASLGDPTRAEQAVYDCSTFENDPAAWRLGYLVATKTTGDGSSCRDFLAAAEPAWTAGADLSLARVAYDPRYNVTSQADWDDVNAVWVTSAMTYDGFGNLTTTTDPAGNTTTVTYDADYQTFPATSTSPPPPMPGRSSRRRPTMPRSASRPP, encoded by the coding sequence ATGGATCCCCGTTCCGCGCCCTTCCGCCGTCCGCCGACGATGTTCCGGGCGATCGTCGTCGTCCTTGGCCTGGTGGCCGCCATCGCAGGTCCGGGCTCCGCCCGGTCGGCGTCCTACCAGCCGGCCGACGAGTTCGGCACCATCGACGCGACATTCTCGGTCAGCCCCAACGGATCGGGCGTCTACGCGATGCCCATCGAGGTGCCGCCCGGGACCAACGGCGTAGAGCCCAGCCTGACCCTGCGTTACGACAGCCAGGCGCCCGACGGGCTGCTCGGCGTGGGGTTCGCGCTCGACGGGCTTTCCCAGATCACGCGGTGCGCGGCCAACCGGGCCGTGGACGGTTATGACGGCGCCGTCGACATCGACTCGAACGACCGGTTCTGCCTCGACGGCCAAAGGCTGATCAAGGTTTCGGGCGGCGGCGAATACGGCTCGGACGGATCGGTCTACCAGACCCAGATGCAGTCCTGGACCCGGGTGACCGCCACCGGCACCTGCGGGACGGGACCCTGCTCGTTCACGGCGGTGACCAGGCAGGGCTGGACCATGAGCTTCGGGACGACGCCCGATTCGGCCCTTCCGCTGTCGGGCAGGTCGGAGAAATTTTCCTGGCAGGTCGCGACGATCAGGGATCTCAACGGCAACGCCATCGACTTCTTCTACACGCTCAATCAGAACACGAACCAGAGCTATCCCGACCGGATCGAGTACACGAGGAACGACTCCGCCGGTCAGCAGGCCCAGCGCAAAATTGTCTTCGGCTATCAGAATCGGTCCAGTTGGCCGAACAAGTACAAGGCCGGCCTGCTGTTCAAGACGGACAAGACCCTGACGACCATAACGACGCAGGTGTCCGGCGCGACCGTCCTGACCTACACCCTGTCCTATGGGACCGGCGCGACCGGGCGGCCGATCGTCTCGCAGGTCAGGAAATGCTCGGGCTCGGGCGACTGCCTGCCGGCGACCGCGTTCTCGTGGTCGAATTCCGCCAACCAGGTGTCCTCCGCCAATACCCGCGCCAACGGGCAGGTCAATTCGAACGCCTTCTGCGCGGGCAGCGGCGGGCGGTGGTCCTGGTCGGACTTCAACGGCGACGGCATGCTGGACGCGACCTGTGTCGATGCGTCGGGCGCCCAGTACGCGCTCGTTTCCGACGGCAGCTATCTCAAGACCCCGAACAACCAGGCCGGCGGACTGCTCACATCCGTCAAGTGGTGCACCGGGCCGCAGGACATCAGCGTCTGGCCGGACTTCAACGGAGACCAGCTGGCGGACTCCGCCTGCATCGCCGCGGACGGTTCGGTCAGCGTGCTCAAATCAGACGGCAAGTACCTGTCGACGGTCAACAGCCAGGCCACCGGGCTGGTCCGGTCGCAATGGTGCCCGGCTTCCTCCTGCCGGGCCATGGTCGGCAACTTCGACAATGACGGACGCGCCGATTTCCTGTGCAGTTGCGACAGCGGCACCCAGATGGTGATGGTCAGCGACGGGAAATCGGTCTCGACGCCGAACGGCAATGCCAACGGCACCGTCCTGACCGGCTGGTGTGCCAATTCGGCATCGCACCGGCTGACCGCCGACTTCAACAATGACGGCAAGGCCGACCTGATCTGCGTGGCGCCGGGCGGAAACATCTCGGTCCAGGTCGTCAACTCGACCTCCACCGCATTGAAGAGCCCCAACAACGACGCCGCGGGAGCCGTGGTGTCGGGCTGGTGCGGCGGTTCGGGCCAGTCGCTTTCGACGGTGGACTTCAACCGTGACGGCAACGACGATCTCTATTGCCGGGGCACCGACGGCAGCCACAGGATACTGCTTTCCACCGCGACCACCGTGAAGCCTCCGGCCGGCGCGTCGGCCGACGGGCTGCTGCTGACCGGCTGGTGTTCCGGCAGCACCGCGTCGGTGAGCTGGAACGATTTCAACGGCGACAGCCTGCCCGATCTCCTGTGCAGCGACCAGAGCGGCACTCAGTCGGTGAAGTTTTCCACCGGAACCCAGCTCAAGGACGCCACCAACTCTTCCGGGGGAGTGATCGCCACCGGCTATTGCTCGGGCGCCGGGTCGACCGGCGGGCTGGGCGACTTCAACGGCGACGGGTACGCCGACCTGCTCTGCCGCCAGGACAGCGGCTTCGACGCGGCGATGGTGCGGGACGCGCCGTTCAACGATCTGGTCACGGGGGTCACCAACGGCCTCGGCGGCGGCGTCGATATAACCTACAGCCCGATCACGGACCCGGGCGTCTATACCCGCACCACCGTGACCGCCTACCCGAACCTGACCGTCGAGAGCCCGCTCCAGGTCGTCAAGACCTACACGCGCCGCGACGGCCAGGGGTGGTCGACGACTTACCGGAACCAATACACCAACCTGATGACCGATCTGGACCAGAGCCAGTGGCTCGGCTTCGAGACGCTCACGGTCATCGAGGAGGCCACCGGCCGCAGGATGACGAACCGGATGGCGCAGGAGTTTCCGCAGCAGGGCTTCGTGGTCCAGACCAACGGATACGATGGGTCGGGCGCGCTGTTCCAGACCACCGTCCACTCCCCGGTTACGATCGAGCCCTATCCCGGCGTCTATCAGGTCCTGAACCGGGAGACCGTCCGCACCTTCTACCAGGATGGCGGCGTGGCCTACACGACCGAGGACGACTACGAATACGACGGTTACGGCAATCTGGTCTTCCATGCCAGCCTCGGGGACCCGACGAGGGCGGAACAGGCGGTCTACGACTGCTCGACCTTCGAGAACGATCCCGCCGCCTGGCGGCTCGGATACCTGGTCGCGACCAAGACCACCGGAGACGGAAGCTCCTGCCGCGATTTCCTGGCGGCGGCCGAACCCGCCTGGACCGCCGGCGCCGACCTAAGTCTGGCGCGGGTCGCCTACGATCCCCGCTACAACGTGACCTCCCAGGCCGACTGGGACGATGTCAACGCCGTCTGGGTCACCTCGGCGATGACCTATGACGGCTTCGGCAACCTGACGACGACGACGGATCCGGCGGGCAACACGACCACGGTCACGTACGACGCCGATTACCAGACCTTCCCCGCCACCAGCACGTCTCCCCCACCGCCAATGCCGGGCCGCTCGTCACGACGACGGCCTACGATGCCGCGTTCGGCGTCCAGACCTCCCTGA